The DNA segment tcaccccttaccctacccgagaggactgggaggcggctctgcccggctgccaggaactatcggcccaacaggccctggttcggcggacctgcgcagcggtcaggaccaacggggtcccggaatgagggtctcctccttctattgtaaggggcgatacccgctaggggcctctccccgagcacctctctgtacatatagattaataaatgctttccaccaccaccacccagccGTAAGCTCCAGAAAACCAGCCAAGCGCCTTCGTTCCGCCATGAGGCCAGGGAACTCTAAGACCGCTCACGTACAGGCCCACACCAGACACGTCGcaaagcgtcgcgccgaatgAATCCAAATTATTTATCGATCGACTTGCATGAAAGCAGCGGCATTTCCGATACGAGGCTATACCGAGTGCCGTACATGCGTCAGGAGTTTGCTGAGTGGCGATCCTTCCTTATCTCCTTACTCCAAAACGTCGCTTGGAGTGCCCGCcgacccaccgcggtggttcagtggttagaacgctcggctactgatccggagttcccgggttcgaacccgaccgcggcggctgcgtttcgatggaggcgaacgctaaggcgcccgtgtgctgtgcgatgccagtgcacgttaaagatccccaagtgatcgaaattattccggagcccaccactacggcacctcttctttcctttcttctttaactccctcctttatcccttcccttacggcgcggttcaggtgtccgccgatatgtgagacagatactgcgccatttcctttccccaaaaaccaattttcctcttccttcctttttttcactcccttctttatcccttcccttatggcgcggtacaggtgtccaacgatatatgagacaggtagtGCGTcatgtcctttcctcaaaaaaacattattattattattattattttcccgcCGAACGctataggcgcccgtgtgctgtgcgatggtagTGCACGTGGAAGATCCCCAaatggtcggaattattccggagccctccactacgacacctctttcttcctttcttctttcactccctcctttatcccttcccttacggcgcggttcaggtgaccaacggtAAATgttacagatactgcgccatttcctttccccaaaaaccaattataattataattaccTGCCGAGGCCGCCTCTGCGTGGACTGTTAGCCAAAGCTGCTCGGTCGAGCTGGAGTCCATCATGCCTCTCCTCCCGAGGAGATTGTGGGGTTTAGGAAGGTGTAGAAAAAGAGAGATTGAAATTGATTGGCTTCTCAATCCTCGAGCCATCCGTGTAGTAAAGATCGGTCAATTTAAAATTGCAGAACGCTTGCACGTCTCGGCCATTACGCTGCAATAAGCTCAGCAATCAGCACTTACGTCGATTTTGTAAAAATGTTCATATTCTAAGCACTTTTGACTAAGGAATGAGAGACAATAGATCCTTTAGAAAATTCAGTCTGGCAACTTGGcaggcatcatcatcagcaacttCCGTCGGCACCGTCGCCATATTTTGGGCATCTAGAAGACGCACAGGTGCTTTGCTCAGCCTTTGCACCTGTTTCCACCTTGTTGCGTCTACAGTACTTTGGTTCCATTTGTGAAAGCGACGGCGGAAAATTTGCAGTGGTCGAAGGACCTGACCATCATCCCGGGCGGATTTTCGGAAAGGCTTTTGGACTCCTATTGTCATGCCCGCGGTGTGCGCGGTCCGTCCGGCTGCACCTCTCAGCGAAGCTACATGCATGCGAGACTTACTGCGATCCGTCGACAGTGCGCGTTGCCGTGTCATCCTGCAGGTACAGTATTAGTGCCTCTCTTGCGGACTTGCAAAAATTCGCGTTCTCGGTGCTTCTGCTGCGTCCGTGCATACCACTGAAGTGCGTCCGCGATGCACGTCAGTGGTAGAGAACGCGTTTAAATTTAGTTGCTAACCGCAGCATATATGTCTCCTCACTAGGAACAATATAAGCGTAGCGTGTTTAACAAATTTTAATGCACAGACTTGGACTCGGGCGTCATGTTGGGCGAAAATGCGATACGAACGCGACCTCGTACTTAATATTGTCTGAAGCCGTGTTGATGTGTGCACGCTGGTCTAGAGAGCTCAGGATCGGTGGGCTACACAAGTAACCAGAAATCTTAACGTAGCTGCTTTGTGTGAGAACTGCACTTTTTTTATGCTTTGTTTGGCTATGCTGCAGCGATTGCGTGCTGGGATTATCCCTGAAAACGCCCGTTTTTAAATTTCTCATCTCTAGCTTCGCGGGCCTCAGTTCGGGCGCTCTAGACAAGCCTGCGTCTGTACAGTGTTCTGCGCCAATGACTGAAGCGTGCTGCGTGggctgctctctgttctcttgGAACAAGCGTGTAGAGGAAGCAAGGGGGAAGCGACGCGACACGCCGGTGCCGTGTGTTCGGTAACTCGAGACGCCTCCTCGCCCATCTGCGCCGCTCGTCGGTCACGGGAGGCGCGCTGCAGCATAAATCTCTAGCCGCTTTGCCCTTTGAGATATATATATCTCTCTCTTTGACTCCGCACATCCTTTAGAATTAGTTTTCCTTTGTCGAGAATCAAGTCTGTGGTGAACCTGCACGCTCAGAACATGTTTCATGCTGTCTGGCGAACGAGGCTCTCGCTACAAACGTATACTCATGTTGCTGCCATACAAGAGTAGCAGGAGCACCATAGGGTACTAgtacctgaaaaaataaaaacaatatatTGTGAGCTCCACATGTCATCGTAATGCAGTTTCAAGCTAATGTAATTGTTTGGCATGTCTATAGTTCACCAAATAGGTTGCATGGAGCTATAATGAAAAGTGTACAAAAAACTGATATCAGTATGCAGTGGTCAAAAATTCCTCTAAATGGTTGAAAtgaaattttttcatttttttgcaggCCTGATGAGGTTTATGTCAAGTGCACTTGTTTTCGGAACCAGAAGAAGGCATCAAAGCTCTATGAGGTGTGCTTTACTTTGAAAAGCTGTGGATCAGTGGCGTCTGCAAGATGCGATTGCCCAGCTGGTGCTTGTGGAGTGTGTCGCCACAGTGTAGCTGCATTAAAGCTAGTGTTGCTACTTAAGAGCAATGGCTATAAGGAACCTCCACCAGAGGTAGAATGCATGcaccgagctgctgcagcagCGGAGGTGCCCTCGTAGCAGCCCACTTGCACCGCTACCTTTGCAGTTTGTGGACTGGAGGAGTGTGCGACAAGGTGGCCTCTCAAAGCCGATCAGCACCACGTTTTATGATGCAAGACAGCACGCCCAGCCATTTGAGAACCTTCAAGAATAAGGACACTTGGGGCAAGCATTGGTGAACTGTGTCCTTCGTTATTTTCGAGACACCTTGAAAGCACCGAACTTGTTGAAACGACTTCAAAAATTGGGCCGACACCAGTTGGCAGTCCTTTGCAGTATTTGATGCCTCTCGTGCCACATGGATTTCAAGTTCATGTGGCACCAGAAATAGTGTGCACAAATGCTGGCACTGCAGAAATGCCGACTCCACCACGACTGTTTCAGTCGTGTCGCAAGTGGCATCTACAAGATGGGGATTTCTCTGCCGCTGAAGCAGCCATCCTTAAGGTATGTGCACGTTTTACCTGGAGGCTGGAGATAACGGAGTAAATGGCCTGCTGATCCACCTCGTGCATGACTCAATGAGGCCAAAGACGCTCTAGGTGGCATTCCCTCAATGTCATCGCAAGAAGTGGCAGATGGAAGGCAGTTAACAATGACTTAATCGGATTGGCCGCGGCGCAATGAAAATTGGTCGACACCACTGtcttgtgtgtgtggggggggaggGGTTCATTTGAGGGGAAGTGCcgctttttttcttgagttgtatccgactatagtgtggCTTCCGTGTCGTGCTGTTTCTTTCATACCTTCCGTGTTGAAAATCTAGCTGCCCCAAACCGCACagcagtgtgacattccttgtgtgctacgaggtacattccctgtgtgtgcatcgagttggggcttaaggccgcccctcttttccagctgcatacctttgcagaaagcaggacgccggcacacgcggaaaccgagagcccccgagtacatacggggaacgaaaattgtcgcttgacgcacggaccccctccccccccccccctttgtcgtgggctatcgccgggaaggcacccacagcttcccgccgtgcctcgtgaacaaaagcgcattcccaggagggccgtgacggacacctgtcatggcggacaggcaagactcgccaagaatgtgggaagacaggggcgacccttaatctggtttcccggagcgacagacgaaccccttcatgcttattagctgtgtcccgccgtcggtagcccggcagcatcgtgggccctttcgccccctcctctgttgctgacgggcgacgcggaccgatggtgggtggcggtatgcatgcatggggcaaggattagctccgaagggagagcctgtggatactctcacttgagagagagttgtggcgtttttgtttatttagtttgtgttgttaacaagactctgggttcgaggctaagcccaacccaaggggttgtccccatctcgcatgttatttttgattggagaattgatgctttgggcgggccactgaaaatgaccgcccttagtcctttgttaatcaagtgcttaaaatcgcatgtaaacggatgcagtcctgtctgagctggggctccatgcttagcatgtaatgtgatgctacttaggcactaacctgcccggtcgatgagtaaagtagtgcaaagtttgttcttttgtaaattcagttctgctttttccagtttaactctctgtatatgtatgttgtaaaattatgctctgctgtcatcatctacaagctcgcctcctgttcatcttccaagccgaacgacactagaggaagggtttgtgaaccatcctcgaagaaacggacgacattgaaattctactgcatagaacgctcaggacgacatcgttcgccaagagggccttcagcgccgaagcccgacggcgtgcagcttctgccagcaaccgctcgagcccaactccggagccactccatcgcccccatgaagtcgtcggcacgtaagctcggacgccccagcctctgatgtataatattaatcatgtgtaattattgaatatacctgtttgtttaaactgagccatacggtgtctctttgcctctccgtcccgtgtggacctgcgcattatgggggtcatcacagcagtcTGTTTCGTAActgctgaaagaaataaaaatagatggtcacccatgaatgaaaaaaaaatacacaaaaagcaACAACTAGCAGCTGGTAGT comes from the Amblyomma americanum isolate KBUSLIRL-KWMA chromosome 1, ASM5285725v1, whole genome shotgun sequence genome and includes:
- the LOC144098136 gene encoding uncharacterized protein LOC144098136, encoding MPLVPHGFQVHVAPEIVCTNAGTAEMPTPPRLFQSCRKWHLQDGDFSAAEAAILKGLQVSSQEAIDLEKNTRQQSGSEMWERARVYRLTASSFGVVVKKPT